One Salvia splendens isolate huo1 chromosome 1, SspV2, whole genome shotgun sequence genomic window, CAAATCTACGTTAATAAAGTCTTTCATTTAAACAGATGCAACAACCATGAAAAGACTAGTTGAACATACTGATGCAACAGATTTGGAACTAAAAAAAACGAAATATTAATTAGGTTAAATGAAAAATGCATTCTTGGTCCAGAAATCTAAGGCCAAATAAAAGTTGTAACAATGCTGATGATGATCTATTTTGAgctaaaaaataacacattatGATTCTCAATTGAAATGtggtatgtgtgtgtgtttgcaGCAGTTTTAGTTCTATGCTAGTATTaaggttttaatgtaaaaatttTGCTAGtttgatcaagaaaacaaagaaacaaTTACAAACAAATGGTGTTGATAATAGAGTTAATGTTAGTGATAACAAATATGAAGGTGATCGGAACAGAGGCAAGAGCCATCTACAACGAGGGGCAGGCGATTGGCCTAACGTTCTGGTCGCCAAACATCAACATCTTCAGGGATCCACGATGGGGGAGGGGGCAGGAGACCCCCGGGGAGGACCCCTTGCTCACGGCCAAGTATGCCACGTCGTTTGTTAGAGGCCTCCAAGGCGACTCCTTTGAGGGCGGAGCCCTCAAAGACGGCCACCTCCAAGTCTCCGCGTGTTGCAAGCACTTCACTGCCTATGATCTCGACCGATGGGAGGGATATAATCGATTCACCTTCAATGCTCAAGTAATAGCACTATTTAATCTTGTTTGATCGTGTCATGTTCTTGATGTGTTTTTGGTATTTATTGGAAGTTTGGGTTTTTTTAGGTGACGAAACAGGATTTGGCGGATACGTACCAGCCCCCGTTCAAGGGCTGCATCGAGGAGGGGAAGGCGAGTGGGATAATGTGCGCGTATAATCTTGTGAACGGGGTCCCTAACTGCGCGGATTATAATCTGCTCACCAAGACTGCCCGCGGAGAGTGGGGATTTGAAGGGTTGGttgtgtgtttttgtttttatttttgttttcgtGTGTTTTTGAACCGGCTAACGTTGTTTGGGGGTTTCGGTTTTTAGGTACATAACCTCGGATTGTGATGCGGTTTCGCTTCTCTTTCATCAACAACATTATGCAAAATCGGATGAAGAGGCGGTTGCTGATGTGCTCAAAGCTGGTTTGtgatgtgtatgtgtgttttgATCACTTGAAAAAGGCATACATTAAtgtgatgtgtgtgtgtgtgtttggatGTAGGAATGGATGTGAATTGTGGTTCGTACTTGGGGAATTACACAAAATCTGCTGTTTTGAAGGGGACAGTGTCTGTATCTGACATAGATAGAGCTCTTGAGAATCTTTTCTCTGTGAGGATGAGGTTGGGTCTCTTCAACGGTCCCCCAAGCGGGACCTACGGTAAACTCGGGCACGCAGATGTCTGCTCGCCCGAGCACCAGGAGCTGGCACTTGAGGTAGCCAGGCAGGGGATAGTCCTTCTGAAGAACGAAGGAAACCTGTTGCCGCTACCCAAGGCCAAGAAGGGGTCTCTTGCGGTGATAGGCCCGAATGCGAATGTTTCCAAGGTACTTCTTGGGAACTACCATGGGCCGCCTTGCATGACCATCACTCCACTACAAGGGCTAATGAGTTATGTTGAGGATGTCAAGTTTGAACAAGGGTGTGACACCGTCAATTGTAGCTCTGTCGATGTGAAGAGGGCGGTCGAGCTTGCAAAATCAGTGGATCACGTGGTTTTGGTGATGGGACTTAACCAAGAACGCGAGAAGGAGGATCTTGATCGCGATGATTTGGTGCTTCCGGGGAAGCAGCAGAGCTTGATCATGAGCGTTGCCAAGGCGGCTAAGAAGCCTGTTGTGTTGGTGTTGTTATGTGGAGGGCCAGTTGATGTTTCGTTCGCGA contains:
- the LOC121754671 gene encoding probable beta-D-xylosidase 7, which gives rise to MRHIIHILVLVISITCSTTLSIDATHRSKLPPFSCGISSTPPSRPYPFCDAALPVRERARDLISRLTLDEKISQLVNKAAAIPRLGVPYYQWWSEALHGVAVATGVENGVKFDGIIEAATSFPQVILTASTFDADLWYRIAKVIGTEARAIYNEGQAIGLTFWSPNINIFRDPRWGRGQETPGEDPLLTAKYATSFVRGLQGDSFEGGALKDGHLQVSACCKHFTAYDLDRWEGYNRFTFNAQVTKQDLADTYQPPFKGCIEEGKASGIMCAYNLVNGVPNCADYNLLTKTARGEWGFEGYITSDCDAVSLLFHQQHYAKSDEEAVADVLKAGMDVNCGSYLGNYTKSAVLKGTVSVSDIDRALENLFSVRMRLGLFNGPPSGTYGKLGHADVCSPEHQELALEVARQGIVLLKNEGNLLPLPKAKKGSLAVIGPNANVSKVLLGNYHGPPCMTITPLQGLMSYVEDVKFEQGCDTVNCSSVDVKRAVELAKSVDHVVLVMGLNQEREKEDLDRDDLVLPGKQQSLIMSVAKAAKKPVVLVLLCGGPVDVSFAKNEPKIGSILWAGYPGQSGGRAVAEIIFGDYNPGGRLTMTWYPQDFIKIPMTDMRMRADPSSGYPGRTYRFYKGEKVFEFGYGLSYTTYSYKFVSVSQSKLDLKTSSSASNLGYVAVQELGSGSCDMARVSVIVSVENEGEIAGKHPVLLFLRSAQSGSGGPMKQLVGFQTVRTDAKEKVSVEFSVSPCEHFSRANEDGEMVIESGDGSLVVGDEEYPINISI